A stretch of Eubalaena glacialis isolate mEubGla1 chromosome 10, mEubGla1.1.hap2.+ XY, whole genome shotgun sequence DNA encodes these proteins:
- the LOC133099383 gene encoding LOW QUALITY PROTEIN: olfactory receptor 6M1 (The sequence of the model RefSeq protein was modified relative to this genomic sequence to represent the inferred CDS: inserted 2 bases in 2 codons; substituted 1 base at 1 genomic stop codon), translated as MAVWNCCTVTQFTLTAFPALLELRIALFVALLLAYTLTAMENIIIISLIWTDNRLQTPMYFFLSNLSFLDILYTTVVTPKLLACLLGEKKNMSFAGCITQTYFYFFLGTVEFILLAVMSFDCYVAICNPLRYTIIMNSRACLLMILGCXLGAFLPVLVPTIVVTRLLYCSKEINHXFCDIAPLLQVVCMDTRLTEKINFLLSALVILSSLAFTTXVYIYIISTILHIPSAQGRQKAISACASHITIISIAYGSNIFVYVRLHQNHSLDFDKVATVLITVVTPLLNPFIYSLRNEKVKEVLREAMNRIMSLVLRKT; from the exons ATGGCCGTGTGGAATTGCTGCACAGTGACTCAGTTCACCCTGACTGCCTTCCCAGCCCTCCTGGAGCTTCGAATAGCCCTCTTTGTGGCTCTCTTGTTGGCTTACACACTAACAGCAATGGAAAACATTATCATCATCTCCCTAATATGGACTGATAATCGCCTACAAACCCCAATGTACTTTTTCCTCAGTAATTTGTcctttctggatattttatacaCCACTGTCGTTACCCCAAAGTTGCTAGCTTGCCTCctaggagagaagaaaaacatgtcCTTTGCTGGCTGCATTACTCAAACATATTTCTACTTCTTTCTGGGAACCGTGGAGTTTATCCTCTTGGCAGTGATGTCCTTTGACTGCTACGTGGCCATCTGTAACCCACTGCGCTACACCATCATCATGAACAGCAGGGCTTGCCTCCTGATGATTCTGGGCTGTTGATTGGGAGCCTTCCTACCCGTGTTGGTACCAACCATAGTTGTGACAAGGCTACTCTACTGTAGCAAAGAAATTAATC TTTTCTGTGACATTGCCCCTCTTCTACAGGTGGTCTGTATGGATACTCGTCTCACTGAGAAGATAAACTTTCTCCTATCTGCCCTTGTCATCCTGAGCTCCCTGGCATTCACTA GAGTCTACATCTACATCATTTCTACCATCCTGCACATCCCCTCAGCCCAAGGCCGTCAAAAAGCTATTTCCGCCTGCGCTTCCCACATCACCATCATTTCCATTGCTTATGGGAGCAACATCTTTGTGTATGTGAGACTCCATCAGAACCACTCCCTGGATTTTGACAAGGTAGCCACTGTCCTCATTACCGTAGTGACCCCTCTTCTGAACCCTTTTATTTATAGCTTGAGgaatgaaaaagtgaaagaagTGTTGAGAGAGGCAATGAACAGAATCATGTCCCTGGTACTAAGGAAAACCTGA